From a region of the Ovis aries strain OAR_USU_Benz2616 breed Rambouillet chromosome 2, ARS-UI_Ramb_v3.0, whole genome shotgun sequence genome:
- the LOC121818696 gene encoding uncharacterized protein LOC121818696 — protein sequence MQSQKRQNGLLVFQGKPFKITVTQVYAPTSNTEEAEVEQFYEDLQDLLELTPKKDVLFIIRDCSAKVGSQETPGITGKFGLGMWNEAGQRLIEFCQENALVIANTLFQQHKRRLYTWTSPDGQHQNQIDYILCSQRWRSSIESAKTRPGADCGSDHELLSAKFRLKLKKVRKTTRPFRYDLNQIPYDYTVEVRNRFKGLDMTDRVPDEPWTEVRDIVQETGIKTIPMGKKCKKAKWLSGEALEIAVKRREAKSEGEKERYKHLNAEFQRIARRDKKAFFSDQCKEIEENNRMGKTRDLFKKIRDTKGTFRAKMGSIKDRNGMDLTEAEDIKKRWQEYTEELYKKDLHDPDNHDGVITHLEPDILECEVKWALESITMNKASGGDGIPVELFQILKDDAVKVLHSICQQIWKTQQWPQDGKRSVFIPITKKGNAKECSNYHTIALI from the coding sequence atgcaatctcaaaaacgacagaatggtctcttggttttccaaggcaaaccattcaaaatcacagtaacccaagtctatgccccaaccagtaacactgaagaagctgaagttgaacagttctatgaagacctacaagaccttttagaactaacacccaaaaaagatgtccttttcattataagggactgcagtgcaaaagtaggaagtcaagaaacacctggaataacaggcaaatttggccttggaatgtggaatgaagcagggcaaaggctaatagagttctgccaagagaacgcactggtcatagcaaacaccctcttccaacaacacaagagaagactctacacatggacatcaccagatggtcaacaccaaaatcagattgattatattctttgcagccaaagatggagaagctctatagagtcagcaaaaacaagaccaggagctgactgtggctcagatcatgaactccttagtgccaaattcagacttaaattgaagaaagtacggaaaaccactagaccattcaggtatgacctaaatcaaatcccttatgattatacagtggaagtgagaaatagatttaagggactagatatgacagacagagtgcctgatgaaccatggacggaggttcgtgacattgtacaggagacagggatcaagaccatccccatgggaaagaaatgcaaaaaagcaaaatggctgtctggggaggccttagaaatagctgtgaaaagaagagaagcgaaaagcgaaggagaaaaggaaagatataagcatctgaatgcagagttccaaagaatagcaagaagagataagaaagccttcttcagcgatcagtgcaaagaaatagaggaaaacaacagaatgggaaagactagagatctcttcaagaaaattagagataccaagggaacatttcgtgcaaagatgggctcaataaaggacagaaatggtatggacctaacagaagcagaagatattaagaagaggtggcaagaatacacagaagaactgtacaagaaagatcttcacgacccagataatcacgatggtgtgatcactcatctagagccagacatcctggaatgtgaagtcaagtgggccttagaaagcatcactatgaacaaagctagtggaggtgatggaattccagttgagctatttcaaatcctgaaagatgatgctgtgaaagtgctgcattcaatatgccagcaaatttggaaaactcagcagtggccacaggacgggaaacggtccgttttcattccaatcacaaagaaaggcaatgccaaagaatgctcaaactaccacacaattgcgctcatctga